A portion of the Streptomyces coeruleoprunus genome contains these proteins:
- a CDS encoding response regulator, with amino-acid sequence MVQKAKILLVDDRPENLLALEAILSALDQTLVRASSGEEALKALLTDDFAVILLDVQMPGMDGFETAAHIKRRERTRDIPIIFLTAINHGPHHTFRGYAAGAVDYISKPFDPWVLRAKVSVFVELYMKNCQLREQAALLRLQLEGGNGGQGGVAAKESAGLLAELSARLAAVEEQAEALSKQLDDESADAAAVATAAHLERKLTGLRRALDALEPGSSGGSPSLPA; translated from the coding sequence ATGGTGCAGAAGGCCAAGATCCTCCTGGTCGATGACCGGCCGGAGAATCTGCTGGCGCTGGAGGCCATCCTCTCTGCGCTCGATCAGACGCTGGTGCGGGCATCGTCAGGGGAGGAGGCGCTCAAGGCGCTGCTGACGGACGACTTCGCGGTCATTCTCCTGGACGTCCAGATGCCAGGAATGGACGGCTTCGAGACCGCCGCGCACATCAAGCGCCGGGAGCGCACGCGTGACATTCCGATCATCTTCCTGACCGCCATCAACCACGGCCCGCACCACACCTTCCGCGGGTACGCCGCGGGCGCGGTCGACTACATCTCCAAGCCGTTCGACCCGTGGGTCCTGCGCGCCAAGGTCTCCGTCTTCGTCGAGCTGTACATGAAGAACTGTCAGCTGCGCGAACAGGCCGCGCTGCTGCGCCTCCAGCTGGAGGGCGGCAACGGCGGCCAGGGCGGCGTGGCCGCCAAGGAGTCGGCGGGCCTCCTCGCCGAACTCTCCGCCCGGCTCGCCGCCGTCGAGGAACAGGCCGAGGCGCTCTCCAAACAGTTGGACGACGAGTCCGCGGACGCCGCGGCCGTCGCCACCGCCGCGCACCTGGAGCGCAAACTCACCGGGCTGAGGCGGGCGCTGGACGCGCTGGAGCCCGGCTCCTCGGGCGGCTCCCCGTCCCTGCCCGCGTAA
- a CDS encoding DNA translocase FtsK: MASRTSGKGSQGTAGTAKPRAGRTTGAAQQAASGKPPVKKTAAKRPAPANKAPAKKAPAKKAPAKKAPANKAAAKPAPSPTGGVYRVVRALWLGLAHAVGAMFRGIGRGAKGLDPAHRKDGLALLLLALALIVAAGTWANLHGPVGDLVEMLVTGSFGRLDLLVPLLVGAMGVRLILHPEKPEANGRIVIGLSALVIGVLGQVHIACGSPGRDAGATAMQDAGGLIGWAASKPLVFMMGEVLAVPLLVLLTVFGLLVVTATPVNAIPRRLRALGERLGIVEPYEDGTSEDGQRYDEQWRDSLPARSRRRAQAGPGDEPYDHDRAEDEALTRRRRPRPRTAPAEPDFDRPMDAVDIAAAAAAALDGAVLNGMPPSPLVADLTRDVTRDLAPEATPGTGRTGPRDAARAGAAPAPVPPARDAAKPAAPGSVPDLTKPAPVRDEAHPLPARAEQLQLSGDITYALPSLDLLERGGPGKTRSAANDAIVASLRNVFSEFKVDADVTGFTRGPTVTRYEVELGPAVKVERITALTKNIAYAVASPDVRIISPIPGKSAVGIEIPNTDREMVNLGDVLRLADAAEDDHPMLVALGKDVEGGYVMANLAKMPHVLVAGATGSGKSSCINCLITSVMIRATPEDVRMVLVDPKRVELTAYEGIPHLITPIITNPKRAAEALQWVVREMDLRYDDLAAFGYRHIDDFNAAVRSGKLKTPEGSERDLQPYPYLLVIVDELADLMMVAPRDVEDAIVRITQLARAAGIHLVLATQRPSVDVVTGLIKANVPSRLAFATSSLADSRVILDQPGAEKLIGKGDGLFLPMGANKPIRLQGAFVTEEEVAAVVRHCKEQMAPVFRDDVTTGTKQKKEIDEDIGDDLDLLCQAAELVVSTQFGSTSMLQRKLRVGFAKAGRLMDLMESRNIVGPSEGSKARDVLVKPDELDGVLALIRGEAGEGGEG; the protein is encoded by the coding sequence ATGGCCTCACGTACGTCCGGCAAGGGTTCCCAGGGCACGGCGGGCACCGCGAAGCCGCGCGCCGGCCGTACGACTGGCGCCGCGCAGCAGGCGGCCTCCGGCAAGCCCCCCGTGAAGAAGACCGCCGCCAAGCGTCCCGCACCCGCCAACAAGGCACCGGCCAAGAAAGCCCCCGCCAAGAAGGCACCAGCCAAGAAGGCGCCCGCGAACAAGGCCGCCGCCAAACCCGCACCGTCCCCCACCGGCGGCGTCTACCGGGTCGTCCGGGCCCTGTGGCTCGGCCTCGCCCACGCGGTCGGCGCGATGTTCCGCGGCATAGGGCGCGGCGCCAAGGGCCTCGACCCGGCGCACCGCAAGGACGGGCTCGCCCTGCTGCTGCTCGCCCTCGCCCTGATCGTCGCCGCCGGCACCTGGGCCAACCTCCACGGCCCGGTCGGCGACCTCGTCGAGATGCTGGTGACCGGCTCCTTCGGCCGGCTCGACCTGCTCGTGCCGCTCCTGGTCGGCGCGATGGGCGTCCGGCTGATCCTCCACCCCGAGAAGCCCGAGGCCAACGGCCGTATCGTCATCGGCCTGTCCGCCCTGGTCATCGGGGTCCTCGGCCAGGTCCACATCGCCTGCGGCTCACCCGGCCGCGACGCCGGCGCCACCGCCATGCAGGACGCCGGCGGCCTCATCGGCTGGGCCGCGTCCAAGCCGCTGGTCTTCATGATGGGCGAGGTCCTCGCCGTCCCGCTGCTGGTCCTGCTCACCGTCTTCGGCCTGCTCGTCGTCACCGCCACACCCGTCAACGCCATCCCGCGGCGGCTGCGCGCCCTGGGCGAGCGGCTCGGCATCGTCGAGCCCTACGAGGACGGCACGAGCGAGGACGGCCAGCGGTACGACGAGCAGTGGCGCGACTCCCTGCCCGCCCGCTCCCGGCGCCGCGCCCAGGCCGGGCCCGGCGACGAGCCGTACGACCACGACCGTGCCGAGGACGAGGCGCTCACCAGGCGCCGCCGGCCGCGCCCGCGCACCGCGCCGGCCGAGCCCGACTTCGACCGGCCCATGGACGCGGTCGACATCGCCGCAGCGGCCGCCGCCGCGCTCGACGGGGCCGTCCTCAACGGCATGCCGCCCTCGCCGCTGGTCGCCGACCTGACCCGGGACGTCACCCGCGACCTCGCCCCCGAGGCCACGCCAGGCACCGGGCGCACCGGCCCCCGGGACGCCGCCCGAGCGGGCGCCGCGCCCGCGCCCGTACCCCCGGCGCGCGACGCCGCGAAACCGGCCGCGCCCGGCTCCGTACCCGACCTGACCAAGCCCGCGCCCGTACGCGACGAGGCACATCCCTTGCCCGCGCGGGCCGAGCAGCTCCAGCTGTCCGGGGACATCACGTACGCCCTGCCGTCCCTGGACCTCCTGGAGCGCGGCGGCCCCGGAAAGACCCGCAGCGCCGCCAACGACGCCATCGTGGCGTCCCTGCGGAACGTCTTCTCCGAGTTCAAGGTGGACGCCGACGTCACCGGCTTCACGCGCGGCCCGACGGTCACCCGGTACGAGGTCGAGCTGGGCCCGGCCGTGAAGGTCGAGCGGATCACCGCGCTGACCAAGAACATCGCCTACGCCGTCGCCAGCCCCGACGTGCGGATCATCTCCCCGATCCCCGGAAAGTCCGCCGTCGGCATCGAGATCCCGAACACCGACCGCGAGATGGTCAACCTCGGAGACGTGCTCCGGCTCGCGGACGCCGCCGAGGACGACCACCCGATGCTGGTCGCGCTCGGCAAGGACGTCGAGGGCGGCTACGTCATGGCCAACCTCGCGAAGATGCCCCACGTGCTGGTGGCGGGAGCCACCGGATCCGGCAAGTCGTCCTGCATCAACTGCCTGATCACCTCGGTGATGATAAGAGCGACCCCCGAGGACGTCCGGATGGTGCTCGTCGACCCCAAGCGGGTCGAGCTGACCGCGTACGAGGGCATCCCGCACCTGATCACACCGATCATCACCAACCCCAAGCGGGCCGCCGAGGCCCTGCAGTGGGTCGTGCGCGAGATGGACCTGCGCTACGACGACCTCGCCGCCTTCGGCTACCGGCACATCGACGACTTCAACGCCGCCGTGCGCAGCGGCAAGCTCAAGACGCCCGAGGGCAGCGAGCGCGACCTGCAGCCGTACCCGTACCTGCTGGTCATCGTCGACGAGCTGGCCGACCTGATGATGGTCGCGCCCCGGGACGTCGAGGACGCCATCGTCCGGATCACCCAGCTGGCCCGCGCCGCCGGCATCCACCTGGTGCTCGCCACGCAGCGGCCGTCCGTCGACGTCGTCACCGGCCTGATCAAGGCGAACGTGCCCTCCCGGCTCGCCTTCGCCACCTCCTCGCTCGCCGACAGCCGGGTCATCCTGGACCAGCCGGGCGCCGAGAAGCTCATCGGCAAGGGCGACGGGCTGTTCCTCCCCATGGGCGCGAACAAGCCGATCCGGCTCCAGGGCGCCTTCGTGACGGAGGAGGAGGTCGCGGCCGTCGTCCGGCACTGCAAGGAGCAGATGGCGCCCGTCTTCCGCGACGACGTCACCACCGGCACGAAGCAGAAGAAGGAGATCGACGAGGACATCGGCGACGACCTGGACCTGCTGTGCCAGGCGGCCGAACTGGTCGTCTCCACGCAGTTCGGCTCCACGTCCATGCTCCAGCGCAAGCTGCGCGTGGGCTTCGCCAAGGCCGGGCGGCTGATGGACCTCATGGAGTCGCGGAACATCGTCGGTCCGAGCGAGGGATCCAAGGCGCGCGACGTGCTGGTCAAGCCGGATGAACTGGACGGCGTACTCGCCCTGATCCGTGGAGAGGCCGGAGAGGGTGGGGAAGGCTGA
- a CDS encoding HAMP domain-containing protein → MDAAALERLLAALVAMRDGNFRKRLTVAGEGPMAEIAAVFNEVADRKLHLTGELARVRRVVGREGKLSERLEIGASEGAWASAIEAANALVDDLTRPVSEVGRVLSAVAEGDLQQRMDLRSESGTDGAGRPLRGEFLKVARTTNNLVDQLSSFSSEVTRVAREVGTEGELGGQAEVPGVAGVWKDLTDSVNTMAGNLTSQVRGIAEVTTAVANGDLSQKVRVSARGEVAQLADTINQMTETLRTFADEVTRVANEVGAEGQLGGQAQVPGAAGTWKDLTDSVNTVFRNLTTQVRDIAQVTTAVANGDLSRKVTVDVAGEMLELKNTVNTMVDQLSAFGSEVTRVAREVGVEGRLGGQAEVPGAAGTWKDLTDSVNTAFRNLTGQVRDIAQVTTAVANGDLSQKVTVDVAGEMLELKNTVNTMVDQLSAFAEQVTRMARDVGTEGRLGGQARVDGVSGTWKELTDSVNFMAGNLTSQVRQIAQVTTAVARGDLSQKIDVDARGEILELKNTINTMVDQLSAFAEQVTRVAREVGTDGRLGGQAQVPGVAGVWRDLTDSVNGMAGNLTAQVRNIAQVATAVARGDLSQKIDVDARGEILELKNTLNTMVDQLSNFAEQVTRVAREVGTEGILGGQAEVQGVSGTWKDLTQSVNSMANNLTSQVRNIAEVTTAVARGDLSKKITVDARGEILDLVTTVNTMVDQLSNFADEVTRVAREVGTEGILGGQARVRGVTGIWKDLSDNVNVMANNLTSQVRNISRVSSAVANGDLTKKVTVEARGEVAELADTVNTMVTTLSSFADEVTRVAREVGTEGELGGQARVPGVSGTWKDLTESVNSMASNLTGQVRQIAAVTTAIAKGDLTKKIDIDARGEIQELKNTINTMVDQLSSFAEEVTRVAREVGTEGILGGQARVRDVDGTWRDLTESVNEMAGNLTRQVRAIAAVATAVTRGDLNLKIDVDAAGEIQVLQDNINTMIANLRDTTLANEEQDWLKGNLARISGLMQGRRDLDDVASLIMSELTPVVSAQHGAFFLAVPTGAASPSAPAGAGAAGAADAGAGAEDDGSYELRMRASYGYSAGSMPTSFRPGETLIGTAAEEKRTIQVNVPPGYLKISSGLGEAAPAHVIVLPVLFEGKVLGVIELASFQPFTQIQRDFLNQIAEMIATSVNTISVNSKTEVLLKQSQELTEQLRERSAELENRQKALQDSNAELEEKAELLAQQNRDIEVKNTEIEEARQVLEERAEQLAVSMRYKSEFLANMSHELRTPLNSLLILAKLLADNAEGNLSPKQVEFAETIHGAGSDLLQLINDILDLSKVEAGKMDVSPTRIALVQLVDYVEATFRPLTAEKGLDFSVRVSPELPATLHTDEQRLLQVLRNLLSNAVKFTDSGAVELVIRPAKADVPQSIREQLLEAGSLRDPEADLIAFSVTDTGIGIAASKMRVIFEAFKQADGTTSRKYGGTGLGLSISREIARLLGGEIHAASEPGRGSTFTLYLPLHMNELPPHGYGPGVPGPEDAHLAGVDDVALDAPAAPVVPAPPTVALPPSAAPSVVAGAGAAGGPGAGPAAPSEGRSGAGALFRHRRKAQSAADARAALPGQAGQPGAAAGQEVQEPRRIFEFNGEKVLIVDDDIRNVFALTSVLEQHGLSVLYAENGREGIEVLEQHDDVTVVLMDIMMPEMDGYATTTAIRRMPQFAGLPIIALTAKAMKGDREKAIESGASDYVTKPVDPDHLLSVMDQWMRRE, encoded by the coding sequence GTGGATGCCGCTGCCCTGGAGCGGCTGCTGGCGGCCCTGGTCGCGATGCGCGACGGCAATTTCCGCAAGCGGCTCACCGTGGCCGGCGAGGGGCCGATGGCGGAGATCGCCGCCGTCTTCAACGAGGTCGCCGACCGCAAGCTGCACCTGACGGGTGAGCTGGCGCGGGTGCGGCGGGTCGTGGGGCGCGAGGGCAAGCTGTCCGAGCGGCTGGAGATCGGGGCCAGCGAGGGAGCCTGGGCGTCGGCCATCGAGGCGGCGAACGCCCTGGTGGACGACCTGACCCGGCCCGTGTCGGAGGTCGGCCGGGTGCTGTCGGCGGTCGCCGAGGGCGATCTGCAGCAGCGGATGGACCTGCGGTCGGAGAGCGGCACGGACGGGGCCGGGCGGCCGCTGCGCGGGGAATTCCTGAAGGTGGCCCGTACCACGAACAACCTCGTCGACCAGCTGTCGTCGTTCTCGTCCGAGGTGACGCGGGTCGCCCGCGAGGTCGGTACGGAGGGCGAGCTGGGCGGTCAGGCCGAGGTGCCCGGCGTCGCCGGTGTGTGGAAGGACCTGACGGACTCCGTCAACACGATGGCGGGCAACCTCACCTCGCAGGTGCGGGGCATCGCCGAGGTGACCACGGCGGTCGCCAACGGCGATCTGTCGCAGAAGGTGCGCGTGAGCGCGCGCGGCGAGGTCGCGCAGCTCGCGGACACCATCAACCAGATGACGGAGACGCTGCGCACGTTCGCCGACGAGGTGACGCGTGTGGCGAACGAGGTCGGCGCGGAGGGTCAGCTCGGCGGGCAGGCGCAGGTGCCCGGTGCGGCCGGTACGTGGAAGGACCTCACCGACTCCGTCAACACCGTCTTCCGCAACCTCACCACCCAGGTGCGGGACATCGCGCAGGTGACGACGGCGGTGGCGAACGGCGACCTGTCCCGGAAGGTCACGGTCGATGTCGCGGGCGAGATGCTGGAGTTGAAGAACACCGTCAACACGATGGTGGACCAGCTGTCCGCGTTCGGTTCCGAAGTGACGCGTGTGGCGCGGGAGGTCGGTGTCGAGGGCCGGCTCGGGGGCCAGGCCGAGGTGCCGGGCGCGGCCGGTACGTGGAAGGACCTGACGGACTCCGTCAACACGGCGTTCCGGAACCTCACCGGTCAGGTGCGGGACATCGCGCAGGTGACGACGGCGGTGGCGAACGGCGACCTGTCGCAGAAGGTCACGGTCGATGTCGCGGGCGAGATGCTGGAGTTGAAGAACACCGTCAACACCATGGTGGACCAGCTGTCCGCGTTCGCCGAGCAGGTGACGCGGATGGCGCGGGACGTGGGTACGGAGGGCCGGCTCGGCGGGCAGGCGCGTGTGGACGGCGTGTCCGGTACGTGGAAGGAGCTCACCGACTCCGTCAACTTCATGGCCGGCAACCTCACGTCGCAGGTGCGTCAGATCGCGCAAGTGACGACAGCGGTGGCGCGTGGCGACCTGTCGCAGAAGATCGACGTGGACGCGCGCGGCGAGATCCTGGAGCTGAAGAACACCATCAACACGATGGTCGACCAGCTCTCGGCGTTCGCCGAGCAGGTGACGCGGGTGGCCCGCGAGGTGGGTACGGACGGACGGCTCGGCGGGCAGGCGCAGGTGCCGGGCGTGGCCGGTGTGTGGCGGGACCTGACGGACTCGGTGAACGGCATGGCCGGGAACCTGACGGCCCAGGTGCGCAACATCGCCCAGGTGGCGACAGCGGTGGCGCGTGGTGACCTGTCGCAGAAGATCGACGTGGACGCGCGCGGCGAGATCCTGGAGCTGAAGAACACCCTCAACACGATGGTGGACCAGCTGTCGAACTTCGCCGAGCAGGTGACCCGCGTCGCCCGCGAGGTGGGTACGGAGGGCATCCTCGGCGGGCAGGCCGAGGTGCAGGGCGTGTCCGGCACGTGGAAGGACCTCACGCAGTCCGTCAACTCGATGGCGAACAACCTGACGTCGCAGGTGCGCAACATCGCCGAGGTGACGACGGCGGTGGCGCGCGGCGACCTGTCGAAGAAGATCACGGTCGACGCCCGGGGCGAGATCCTGGACCTGGTGACCACCGTGAACACGATGGTGGACCAGCTGTCGAACTTCGCCGACGAGGTGACGAGGGTCGCCCGCGAGGTGGGTACGGAAGGCATCCTCGGCGGCCAGGCCCGGGTGCGGGGTGTCACCGGCATCTGGAAGGACCTCAGCGACAACGTCAACGTGATGGCCAACAACCTCACCTCGCAGGTGCGGAACATCTCGCGGGTGTCGTCGGCCGTCGCCAACGGCGACCTGACGAAGAAGGTCACGGTCGAGGCGCGCGGCGAGGTCGCCGAGCTGGCCGACACGGTCAACACGATGGTGACGACCCTGTCGTCGTTCGCCGACGAGGTGACGCGTGTGGCCCGCGAGGTGGGTACGGAGGGCGAGCTGGGCGGACAGGCCCGGGTGCCGGGTGTGTCCGGCACGTGGAAGGACCTGACCGAGTCGGTGAACTCGATGGCGTCGAACCTCACCGGTCAGGTGCGGCAGATCGCCGCCGTCACGACGGCCATCGCGAAGGGCGACCTCACCAAGAAGATCGACATCGATGCGCGCGGTGAGATCCAGGAGCTGAAGAACACCATCAACACGATGGTCGACCAGCTGTCGTCGTTCGCCGAGGAGGTCACGCGTGTGGCCCGCGAGGTGGGTACGGAGGGCATCCTGGGCGGCCAGGCCCGCGTGCGCGACGTCGACGGCACGTGGCGGGACCTCACCGAGTCCGTGAACGAGATGGCCGGCAACCTGACGCGGCAGGTGCGCGCCATCGCCGCCGTTGCCACGGCGGTGACCCGCGGCGACCTGAACCTGAAGATCGACGTGGACGCCGCGGGCGAGATCCAGGTCCTCCAGGACAACATCAACACGATGATCGCCAACCTGCGTGACACGACCCTCGCCAACGAGGAGCAGGACTGGCTGAAGGGCAACCTCGCCCGTATCTCCGGTCTGATGCAGGGCCGGCGCGACCTGGACGACGTGGCCTCGCTGATCATGAGCGAGCTGACGCCGGTCGTCTCGGCGCAGCACGGCGCGTTCTTCCTCGCCGTGCCGACCGGCGCCGCGTCCCCGAGTGCGCCCGCGGGCGCGGGTGCGGCCGGCGCGGCCGACGCGGGTGCCGGGGCGGAGGACGACGGCTCGTACGAGCTGCGCATGCGTGCCAGCTACGGCTACTCGGCCGGGTCCATGCCGACGTCGTTCCGGCCGGGTGAGACGCTGATCGGCACGGCCGCCGAGGAGAAGCGGACCATCCAGGTCAACGTCCCGCCGGGCTACCTGAAGATCTCGTCCGGTCTGGGCGAGGCGGCGCCCGCGCATGTGATCGTGCTGCCGGTGCTGTTCGAGGGGAAGGTCCTCGGCGTCATCGAGCTGGCGTCGTTCCAGCCGTTCACGCAGATCCAGCGGGACTTCCTCAACCAGATCGCTGAGATGATCGCCACCAGCGTCAACACCATCAGCGTCAACTCCAAGACCGAGGTGCTGCTGAAGCAGTCGCAGGAGCTGACCGAGCAGCTGCGGGAGCGGTCGGCGGAGCTGGAGAACCGGCAGAAGGCGCTGCAGGACTCCAACGCGGAGCTGGAGGAGAAGGCCGAGCTGCTGGCGCAGCAGAACCGCGACATCGAGGTGAAGAACACCGAGATCGAGGAGGCCCGGCAGGTGCTGGAGGAGCGGGCCGAGCAGCTGGCCGTCTCCATGCGCTACAAGTCGGAGTTCCTGGCGAACATGTCGCACGAGCTGCGCACGCCGCTGAACTCGCTGCTCATCCTGGCGAAGCTGCTCGCCGACAACGCGGAGGGCAACCTGTCGCCGAAGCAGGTCGAGTTCGCGGAGACGATCCACGGGGCGGGTTCGGACCTGCTCCAGCTGATCAACGACATCCTCGACCTGTCGAAGGTCGAGGCGGGCAAGATGGACGTCAGCCCGACCCGTATCGCGCTGGTGCAGCTGGTGGACTACGTGGAGGCGACGTTCCGGCCGCTCACGGCGGAGAAGGGCCTCGACTTCTCCGTACGGGTCTCGCCGGAGCTGCCCGCGACGCTGCACACCGACGAGCAGCGGCTGCTCCAGGTCCTGCGCAACCTGCTGTCGAACGCGGTGAAGTTCACCGACAGCGGTGCGGTGGAGCTGGTGATCCGCCCGGCCAAGGCGGATGTGCCGCAGTCGATCCGGGAGCAGCTGCTGGAGGCGGGTTCGCTGCGGGATCCGGAGGCCGACCTGATCGCGTTCTCGGTGACGGACACCGGGATCGGCATCGCGGCCAGCAAGATGCGGGTGATCTTCGAGGCGTTCAAGCAGGCGGACGGCACGACGAGCCGGAAGTACGGCGGTACGGGCCTGGGGCTGTCGATCAGCCGGGAGATCGCCCGGCTGCTGGGCGGCGAGATCCACGCGGCGAGCGAGCCCGGCCGCGGGTCGACGTTCACGCTGTACCTGCCGCTGCACATGAACGAGCTGCCGCCGCACGGGTACGGGCCCGGGGTGCCCGGCCCGGAGGACGCGCACCTCGCGGGGGTCGACGACGTGGCGCTGGACGCGCCGGCCGCGCCCGTGGTGCCGGCGCCGCCCACGGTCGCGCTGCCGCCGTCGGCTGCCCCCTCGGTGGTTGCGGGCGCGGGCGCCGCGGGCGGGCCGGGGGCCGGTCCCGCCGCCCCGTCCGAGGGCCGGTCCGGGGCCGGGGCGCTGTTCCGGCACCGGCGCAAGGCGCAGAGCGCGGCCGACGCGCGGGCCGCGCTGCCGGGGCAGGCCGGGCAGCCGGGGGCCGCGGCCGGGCAGGAGGTCCAGGAACCGCGGCGGATCTTCGAGTTCAACGGCGAGAAGGTGCTGATCGTCGACGACGACATCCGCAATGTCTTCGCGCTCACCAGCGTGCTGGAGCAGCACGGGCTGTCCGTGCTGTACGCGGAGAACGGCCGTGAGGGCATCGAAGTCCTGGAGCAGCACGACGATGTGACGGTCGTCCTGATGGACATCATGATGCCCGAGATGGACGGGTACGCCACGACGACGGCGATCCGCAGGATGCCGCAGTTCGCCGGGCTGCCGATCATCGCGCTGACGGCGAAGGCGATGAAGGGGGACCGGGAGAAGGCGATCGAGTCCGGGGCGTCCGATTACGTCACGAAGCCGGTGGATCCTGATCACCTGCTCTCGGTCATGGACCAGTGGATGCGCAGGGAGTGA